From a region of the Arachis ipaensis cultivar K30076 chromosome B09, Araip1.1, whole genome shotgun sequence genome:
- the LOC107617752 gene encoding protein PHOTOPERIOD-INDEPENDENT EARLY FLOWERING 1 isoform X1 gives MMAFKGPKNKFDHEHKPKPKRQKALEAPKEPRRPKTHWDHVLEEMVWLSKDFESERKWKLAQAKKVALRASKGMLDQATRGEKKMKEEEQRLRKVALNISKDVKKFWTKIEKLVLYKHQMELDEKKKKALDKQLEFLLGQTERYSSMLAKNLVDPYKPVEKSSAEHHMSSQYKDIDTDIINEPEEADVEHQLDAPDDDEEYDVQSDDESEDDEQTLEEDEAHITKEERQEELAALNDEIDLPIEELLKRYGGRNDESASQESSPEHSEDGDKIARSSDENGDALCTKETGTGDSGMDPGRRCGESVGDVATPVNNGDVAIPINNQSENIKEVSSEMANEDTTHGFTDEEDDGDFLQTTEDKDDETTLSEEEKLEKVDIIDPNDEIALLQKESDMPIEELLARYKKDLSDDGHGDESDYASPLSEHHEDSSSNEDSGQKDVAVPMEEDIKSENLPAVQPQEKEWEVPHETSEKGEGEYNISDAAAAARSAQPTGITFSTTKVRTKFPFLLKYSLREYQHIGLDWLVTMYEKRLNGILADEMGLGKTIMTIALLAHLACEKGIWGPHLIVVPTSVMLNWETEFLKWCPAFKILTYFGSAKERKHKRQGWLKPNSFHVCITTYRLVIQDSKVFKRKKWKYLILDEAHLIKNWKSQRWQTLLNFNSKRRILLTGTPLQNDLMELWSLMHFLMPHVFQSHQEFKDWFCNPISGMVEGEEKVNKEVVDRLHNVLRPFLLRRLKRDVEKQLPSKHEHVIYCRLSKRQRNLYEDFIASSETQATLASANFFGMISIIMQLRKVCNHPDLFEGRPIVSSFDMSGIDVQLSSSICSMLFPNPFSIVDLKGLGLLFTHLEYSMTSWESDEVQAIETPSSLIMERTDKGDLEVIKPWSKCRKKLQGTNIFEEIRKAIWEERLKEAKERAAAIAWWNSLRCKRKPIYSTSLRNLVTLKHPVYDIHQVKENPVSYLYSSKLADIVLSPVERFQRMTDVVESFMFAIPAARAPSPVCWCSRSGATVFLHPSYKQKCSEVLSPLLSPIRPAVVRRQVYFPDRRLIQFDCGKLQELAILLRKLKSEGHRALIFTQMTKMLDVLEAFINLYGYTYMRLDGSTQPEERQTLMQRFNTNPKYFLFILSTRSGGVGINLVGADTVIFYDSDWNPAMDQQAQDRCHRIGQTREVHIYRLISESTIEENILKKANQKRALDNLVIQSGGYNTEFFKKLDPMELFSGHRTLQIKNMLEKSQNNGEVSVTNADLEAALKCVEDEADYNALKKVEEEDAVDNQEFTEEAIGRLEEDEYGNEDDMKDDEPAEFGESVSNLSKQNAVMSNGDPKEDAMATVSLKEDDVDMLADVKQMAAAGQAISAFENKLRPIDRYAIRFLELWDPVIDKTALESEVRIEDTEWELDRIERYKEEMEAEIDEDEEPLVYEKWDADFATEAYRQQVETLAQHQLMEELEYEAKQKAEAEEENSKKTPGDSKPKPKKKPKKAKFKSLKKGSLNSGTRPVKEEPQAEPMTIDDDVVSSLALVSPNSAMQKKRKKPKFTSDGEEEKRSKKSKKSKRDLPDVFASDLDSNLLVMHDENAETLVENEQKTSSRNKMGGKISITPMPVKWILMIKPEKVKKGNLWSKDCIPPADTWLPQEDAVLCAVVHEYGSNWSLVSETLYGMTAGGAYRGRYRHPVHCCERFRELFQKYVLYSVDATNNEKTNNAGSGKALLKVTEENIRMLLDVASVQPNRELLLQKHFYALLSCIWKLSSHADRRQNPSATSNGLCFDKSFFSSVGQHSQNSLKKSSERMTFSNSAQCKKLVASALDDTRGRQESDQTLLSNCSEDKPMQVSTDQMDITLEFQKEESDALPSFPSVINLSIQDTELLPSVNKQTGEDGHFRVFTSIAENRFREAARACKEDSSAWASSAFPTNDTRSKPGSRIQSLGKQKFSNTDTAKPSKSKSKRAFTDPSETNHQQTDPSFLSMPSLKDLRFDLNAASTMDDIVVDDLPSSSLPFVLDVENSFDETESFGAVPHDYVAGLISDLDDCTSFPEFNDIG, from the exons ATGATGGCATTCAAAGGTCCCAAGAACAAATTTGATCATGAGCATAAACCTAAACCTAAACGACAAAAG GCACTTGAAGCTCCAAAGGAGCCTCGACGACCGAAAACTCATTGGGACCATGTATTAGAAGAGATGGTGTGGTTGTCAAAG GACTTTGAATCAGAGAGGAAATGGAAACTAGCTCAGGCCAAGAAAGTTGCTTTGAGAGCCAGCAAAGGCATGTTAGATCAGGCTACCAGAGGTGAAAAGAAGATGAAG GAAGAAGAGCAACGCTTACGGAAAGTTGCGCTAAATATTTCTAAGGATGTTAAGAAGTTCTGGACAAAAATAGAAAAGCTG GTTCTTTATAAGCACCAAATGGAGCTTGacgagaagaagaaaaaggcacTTGACAAACAGCTTGAGTTTCTTTTAGGGCAAACTGAGAG GTACTCGTCAATGCTGGCAAAGAATCTTGTGGATCCTTATAAACCGGTTGAGAAAAGTTCTGCTGAGCATCACATGAGTAGTCAATACAAGGATATAGATACAGACATTATCAATGAACCCGAGGAAGCTGATGTTG AGCATCAGTTGGATGCacctgatgatgatgaagaatatGATGTACAATCTGATGATGAATCG GAGGATGATGAGCAAACCCTTGAGGAGGATGAGGCCCATATAACCAAAGAAGAAAGACAAGAGGAATTGGCAGCTTTGAATGATGAAATTGATCTTCCAATTGAGGAGTTACTCAAGCGTTATGGTGGCAGGAATG ATGAATCTGCAAGTCAAGAAAGTAGTCCAGAGCATAGTGAAGATGGTGATAAAATAGCTAGAAGTAGTGATG AAAATGGAGATGCTTTATGCACCAAGGAAACTGGTACAGGCGACTCTGGCATGGACCCTGGTCGACGCTGT GGAGAAAGTGTTGGTGACGTAGCTACTCCAGTAAACAATGGTGATGTTGCTATTCCGATAAACAATCAATCTGAAAATATTAAGGAGGTTTCTAGTGAGATGGCTAATGAAGATACTACCCATGGCTTTACTGATGAAGAG GATGATGGTGACTTCTTGCAAACAACAGAGGACAAG GATGATGAAACAACCTTATCCGAGGAGGAAAAATTGGAAAAAGTAGATATCATTGATCCCAATGATGAG ATTGCATTATTGCAAAAGGAGAGTGACATGCCTATTGAGGAACTACTTGCAAGGTATAAAAAG GACCTGAGTGATGATGGACATGGGGATGAATCTGATTATGCTTCTCCTTTATCTGAGCACCATGAGGACTCTTCAAGCAATGAAGATTCTGGACAGAAGGATGTTGCTGTCCCTATGGAAGAAGATATCAAGTCTGAGAACCTTCCTGCTGTTCAACCTCAGGAAAAAGAATGGGAAGTACCTCATGAAACTTCAGAAAAAGGAGAAGGCGAGTATAATATATCTGACGCAGCTGCTGCAGCAAGATCAGCTCAACCAACTGGAATCACCTTCTCTACAACTAAAGTGCGTACAAAGTTCCCTTTTCTACTGAAGTACTCTCTTCGCGAGTACCaacacattggattagattggctTGTCACAATGTATGAAAAGAGACTGAATGGAATTTTGGCCGATGAAATGGGGCTTGGCAAAACAATTATGACTATAGCTTTGCTTGCTCATCTTGCTTGTGAAAAGGGAATATGGGGTCCACATCTAATCGTGGTGCCAACTAGTGTGATGCTTAACTGGGAGACTGAATTTCTGAAATGGTGTCCTGCTTTCAAAATTTTAACTTACTTTGGGAGTGCAAAGGAGCGGAAACATAAAAGACAAGGATGGTTGAAACCAAACTCATTTCATGTGTGCATAACAACCTATAGATTAGTCATTCAGGATTCCAAAGTTTTTAAGCGCAAAAAGTGGAAATACTTGATCTTAGATGAAGCTCATCTCATTAAAAACTGGAAGTCACAGAGATGGCAAACACTCTTGAATTTCAACTCAAAACGGCGTATTCTCTTGACTGGCACACCATTGCAGAATGATCTCATGGAGCTGTGGTCTCTCATGCATTTTTTGATGCCACATGTCTTCCAATCTCATCAAGAGTTTAAGGATTGGTTTTGCAATCCTATATCTGGGATGGTAGAGGGAGAGGAGAAAGTTAACAAGGAGGTTGTTGATCGCCTGCATAATGTTCTTCGTCCATTCTTACTCCGCCGGTTGAAGCGAGATGTGGAAAAGCAACTTCCATCGAAACATGAGCATGTCATATACTGTAGACTGTCAAAGCGGCAGCGTAATTTATATGAAGACTTCATTGCTAGTTCAGAGACCCAAGCTACTCTTGCAAGTGCCAACTTTTTTGGGATGATTAGTATTATAATGCAACTTCGTAAGGTTTGCAATCATCCTGACCTATTTGAGGGTCGTCCTATTGTCAGTTCCTTTGACATGTCGGGTATTGATGTTCAATTAAGTTCTTCTATTTGCTCCATGCTTTTTCCTAATCCCTTTTCAATAGTAGACCTAAAAGGCTTAGGCCTCCTATTTACTCATCTTGAATATAGCATGACTTCTTGGGAGAGTGATGAAGTGCAAGCCATTGAGACCCCTTCTAGTTTAATCATGGAACGCACTGATAAGGGTGACCTGGAGGTAATTAAGCCTTGGTCAAAATGTCGAAAAAAGCTACAAGGAACAAACATTTTTGAAGAGATCCGCAAAGCAATTTGGGAAGAGAGGTTGAAAGAGGCGAAGGAACGTGCAGCAGCTATTGCATGGTGGAACTCCTTGAGGTGTAAAAGAAAACCCATCTACTCCACAAGCCTAAGGAATCTTGTTACTCTAAAGCATCCTGTATATGATATTCATCAAGTTAAGGAAAACCCTGTTTCATATTTGTACTCATCAAAGCTGGCCGACATTGTTCTATCACCAGTCGAACGATTTCAGAGGATGACTGATGTGGTTGAAAGTTTCATGTTTGCCATTCCAGCAGCACGAGCACCCTCTCCAGTTTGCTGGTGCAGCAGAAGTGGGGCAACTGTGTTTCTGCATCCATCTTACAAGCAGAAATGCTCTGAAGTTCTGTCACCATTACTGTCACCAATCAGGCCTGCAGTTGTTCGTAGGCAAGTGTATTTCCCAGATAGGCGTCTGATACAATTTGACTGCGGGAAATTGCAAGAACTCGCAATATTGTTGAGGAAATTAAAATCAGAAGGTCACCGTGCTCTGATATTTACCCAGATGACAAAGATGCTTGATGTGCTGGAAGCATTCATTAATTTGTATGGTTACACTTACATGAGATTAGATGGATCAACTCAACCAGAAGAGAGGCAGACCTTAATGCAGCGCTTTAACACTAACcccaaatattttctttttatcttgtCAACCCGTAGTGGGGGTGTTGGTATCAACCTAGTTGGAGCTGACACTGTTATTTTTTACGATAGTGACTGGAATCCAGCTATGGATCAACAGGCTCAGGATCGTTGCCACAGAATTGGTCAGACACGTGAAGTTCATATCTACAGATTGATTAGTGAAAGCACCATTGAGGAAAATATCTTAAAGAAAGCAAATCAGAAGCGTGCTCTTGACAATCTTGTAATTCAAAGTGGGGGTTATAACACTGAGTTCTTCAAGAAGCTTGATCCTATGGAACTATTTTCAGGCCATAGAACACTTCAGATTAAAAATATGCTGGAGAAATCCCAGAACAATGGGGAAGTGTCTGTAACTAATGCAGACCTAGAGGCTGCATTAAAATGTGTGGAAGATGAAGCAGATTATAATGCATTAAAGAAAGTTGAGGAGGAAGATGCTGTTGACAACCAGGAGTTTACAGAAGAAGCCATTGGGAGACTTGAAGAGGATGAGTATGGAAATGAAGATGATATGAAGGATGATGAGCCTGCTGAGTTTGGTGAATCTGTGTCCAACTTAAGTAAACAGAATGCAGTAATGTCAAATGGAGATCCCAAGGAAGATGCAATGGCCACTGTTTCTTTAAAAGAAGACGACGTTGACATGTTGGCCGATGTAAAACAGATGGCTGCAGCTGGGCAAGCTATCTCTGCCTTTGAGAATAAGTTGCGTCCTATAGATCGTTATGCCATTCGTTTTCTGGAGCTTTGGGATCCAGTTATAGATAAAACAGCCTTGGAATCTGAAGTCAGGATTGAGGACACGGAATGGGAGTTGGATCGCATTGAAAGGTATAAGGAGGAGATGGAAGCTGAAATTGATGAAGATGAGGAACCTCTTGTATATGAAA AATGGGATGCTGATTTTGCAACTGAGGCATATCGACAGCAAGTAGAGACCTTGGCTCAACATCAG TTGATGGAGGAACTAGAATATGAAGCTAAACAGAAAGCGGAAGCTGAGGAAGAAAATTCTAAAAA GACTCCTGGTGATTCAAAGCCCAAACCGAAAAAGAAACCCAAGAAAGCAAAGTTTAAATCTCTGAAGAAAGGATCTCTAAACTCTGGCACGAGACCTGTAAAAGAAGAGCCACAGGCAGAGCCAATGACTATAGATGATGATGTTGTCAGTAGTCTTGCTCTTGTATCCCCAAATTCAGCTATGCAGAAAAAACGGAAGAAACCTAAATTTACAAGTGATGGTGAGGAAGAAAAGAGATCAAAGAAGTCAAAAAAATCCAAGAGGGATCTTCCTGATGTTTTTGCTTCAGATTTAGATTCCAACTTATTAGTTATGCATGATGAAAATGCAGAGACTCTGGTTGAGAATGAACAGAAAACGTCAAGCAGAAATAAGATGGGAGGGAAAATATCCATCACTCCAATGCCAGTGAAATGGATCTTGATGATAAAACCAGAAAAAGTGAAAAAGGGAAATCTTTGGTCCAAAGATTGTATCCCACCAGCAGATACTTGGTTACCTCAGGAAGATGCAGTATTATGTGCAGTTGTTCATGAATATGGTTCTAACTGGAGTTTGGTTAGCGAAACGCTTTATGGCATGACTGCTGGTGGGGCATATCGGGGAAGATATCGTCATCCTGTCCATTGCTGTGAGAGGTTTAGAGAACTATTCCAGAAATATGTCTTATACTCGGTGGATGCCACAAATAATGAGAAGACAAACAATGCTGGTTCTGGAAAAGCCCTTCTTAAAGTTACAGAG GAGAACATTCGCATGTTGTTAGATGTTGCTTCTGTGCAACCCAATAGGGAATTACTACTGCAGAAGCACTTTTATGCACTGCTTTCTTGTATCTGGAAGCTTTCATCACATGCTGACCGAAGGCAAAATCCATCAGCTACCTCTAATGGTCTCTGTTTTGATAAGAGTTTCTTTAGTTCTGTTGGCCAGCATTCACAGAATTCCTTGAAGAAATCCTCTGAAAGGATGACATTCAGTAATTCGGCCCAGTGCAAGAAGTTAGTAGCTTCTGCACTTGATGACACCAGAGGTAGGCAAGAGAGTGACCAAACCTTACTCTCTAACTGCAGTGAAGACAAACCCATGCAAGTGAGTACAGATCAGATGGATATAACACTGGAGTTCCAGAAAGAGGAGAGTGATGCCTTGCCTTCATTTCCATCTGTTATAAATTTATCAATACAAGATACAGAACTGTTGCCATCTGTAAATAAGCAAACAGGAGAAGATGGTCACTTTAGAGTCTTTACTTCTATTGCTGAGAATCGTTTCAG GGAGGCAGCAAGAGCATGTAAGGAAGACAGTTCAGCATGGGCTTCGTCAGCATTTCCAACAAATGATACAAGATCCAAACCTGGGTCCAGGATACAATCATTGGGAAAGCAGAAGTTTTCTAACACTGACACTGCTAAGCCTTCTAAGTCAAAGTCTAAAAGAGCCTTCACTGATCCTAGTGAGACAAATCACCAACAGACTGATCCTTCATTCCTCTCAATGCCATCACTTAAAGATCTGAGATTTGATCTCAATGCAGCATCCACTATGGATGACATTGTAGTTGATGATTTGCCTAGTAGCAGTCTGCCCTTTGTCCTCGACGTGGAAAATTCATTTGATGAAACGGAGAGTTTTGGAGCAGTCCCGCATGATTATGTAGCTGGTTTAATCTCAGATCTTGATGATTGCACATCATTCCCAGAATTTAACGACATTGGTTAG